One genomic segment of Leptotrichia sp. oral taxon 215 str. W9775 includes these proteins:
- a CDS encoding trimeric intracellular cation channel family protein produces MYSEFEVFLIICNYLGTIAFAASGALKGIKYKLDIFGMTLLATMTACGGGIIRDILLNEVPATLINPEGLYISIITTAILYVFMKKFRRSIKKSKRKNGRRYRIIYVANLIFDSLGLSAFAIIGAEKGIGLNQNLITTAILATLTGAGGGVIRDMLVSEVPAVLREDIYAVLAFGTGMLYHIMIKDLHFMKISTTILLFTASLCIRLLIIKYKINLPGANKKI; encoded by the coding sequence ATGTATTCAGAATTTGAAGTTTTTTTAATTATATGTAACTATCTTGGAACTATAGCTTTTGCTGCATCAGGAGCTTTAAAGGGAATAAAATATAAGCTGGATATTTTTGGAATGACACTTCTTGCAACAATGACTGCATGTGGCGGAGGAATTATAAGAGATATACTGTTAAATGAAGTTCCAGCAACCCTTATCAATCCGGAAGGATTGTATATATCAATTATTACAACTGCTATATTATACGTATTTATGAAAAAGTTCAGAAGATCAATTAAAAAATCCAAAAGAAAAAATGGACGAAGATACAGAATTATATATGTAGCCAATCTTATCTTTGATTCACTTGGACTTTCTGCCTTTGCAATAATAGGAGCAGAAAAAGGAATAGGATTGAATCAGAATCTTATAACTACTGCAATTCTGGCAACATTGACCGGAGCCGGTGGGGGAGTGATAAGAGATATGCTGGTAAGTGAAGTTCCAGCAGTGCTTAGGGAAGATATATATGCTGTATTGGCTTTTGGAACAGGAATGCTATATCATATAATGATAAAAGATCTTCATTTTATGAAGATTTCAACAACAATTTTACTATTTACAGCAAGTTTATGCATAAGATTGCTCATTATTAAATATAAGATTAATTTACCAGGTGCAAACAAAAAGATATAA